From Garra rufa chromosome 19, GarRuf1.0, whole genome shotgun sequence, the proteins below share one genomic window:
- the LOC141292972 gene encoding uncharacterized protein isoform X2: protein MDLQISVFVLFLFFTAGHSRYCYDCTNTTDSCAKPLVTTCPDQHSCYSLTSVGQYDPIGNSGLNVPSVIQITTVFNDSNTSSTPNGKRCHYCVWQNCSKIMNCTGEEDHCFDAKGTFGRMLFNLKGCVTKADCDAATSSPHIKSISCCEGDLCNSPNSANSVTQSFLFLCCSLLSFILLH, encoded by the exons ATGGATCTGCAAATCTCAGTTTTCGTTCTGTTCCTTTTTTTCACTGCAG GACACTCTAGATACTGTTATGACTGCACAAATACAACAGATTCTTGTGCAAAACCACTGGTAACAACATGTCCTGATCAGCACTCATGCTACAGTTTAACATCTGTAGGACAATATG atcCTATTGGAAATTCTGGTCTCAATGTCCCCAGTGTCATCCAAATCACCACTGTCTTCAATGACTCCAATACCTCCAGTACCCCTAATGGAAAGAGATGTCACTATTGTGTTTGGCAGAACTGCTCAAAAATAATGAACTGTACAGGGGAGGAAGACCACTGCTTTGATGCAAAAG GGACTTTTGGAAGAATGTTGTTTAATTTAAAAGGCTGTGTCACTAAAGCTGACTGCGATGCTGCAACATCATCTCCTCATATTAAGAGCATCTCATGCTGTGAGGGGGACCTGTGTAACAGTCCTAACAGTGCTAACAGTGTCACCCAGAGCTTCCTGTTCCTCTGCTGTTCTCTGCTCTCCTTCATCCTGCTGCACTGA
- the LOC141292972 gene encoding urokinase plasminogen activator surface receptor-like isoform X1 → MDLQISVFVLFLFFTAGHSRYCYDCTNTTDSCAKPLVTTCPDQHSCYSLTSVGQYGNIPATLKYKGCISPFGCVNGSTNFNSNNVSYFCCSTDFCNKKDAPDPIGNSGLNVPSVIQITTVFNDSNTSSTPNGKRCHYCVWQNCSKIMNCTGEEDHCFDAKGTFGRMLFNLKGCVTKADCDAATSSPHIKSISCCEGDLCNSPNSANSVTQSFLFLCCSLLSFILLH, encoded by the exons ATGGATCTGCAAATCTCAGTTTTCGTTCTGTTCCTTTTTTTCACTGCAG GACACTCTAGATACTGTTATGACTGCACAAATACAACAGATTCTTGTGCAAAACCACTGGTAACAACATGTCCTGATCAGCACTCATGCTACAGTTTAACATCTGTAGGACAATATG GAAACATTCCTGCTACATTGAAGTATAAAGGTTGTATTTCACCTTTTGGCTGTGTGAATGGGTCCACAAACTTCAACAGTAATAATGTATCTTATTTCTGCTGTAGCACGGACTTTTGTAATAAAAAGGATGCTCCAG atcCTATTGGAAATTCTGGTCTCAATGTCCCCAGTGTCATCCAAATCACCACTGTCTTCAATGACTCCAATACCTCCAGTACCCCTAATGGAAAGAGATGTCACTATTGTGTTTGGCAGAACTGCTCAAAAATAATGAACTGTACAGGGGAGGAAGACCACTGCTTTGATGCAAAAG GGACTTTTGGAAGAATGTTGTTTAATTTAAAAGGCTGTGTCACTAAAGCTGACTGCGATGCTGCAACATCATCTCCTCATATTAAGAGCATCTCATGCTGTGAGGGGGACCTGTGTAACAGTCCTAACAGTGCTAACAGTGTCACCCAGAGCTTCCTGTTCCTCTGCTGTTCTCTGCTCTCCTTCATCCTGCTGCACTGA